A DNA window from candidate division KSB1 bacterium contains the following coding sequences:
- the arsM gene encoding arsenite methyltransferase, whose translation MNEQLTTGKTLRLASGGCCGGPSVSAEPAATEEKKIKSQVQAYYSERVQTPSSGGCCTKSSARAVNISELAGYQRETLASIPAAAAEKSFGCGDPLAFTEVQPGQTVLDIGSGAGIDCFIASQKVGPTGKVIGLDMTPAMLETARRNAREGGYTNVEFRQGEAESMPVESSSVDWVISNCVINLSPAKEKVFAEINRVLKPGGRISISDIVADALPDFVRQDKLAYCGCIGGAIPEADYLSLLTQAGLVDVHVEARLDYTPEQIRGMILADTQLQHRYGAIVEANPQILEQIKIASIKVAGRKPAVDEKLKTRVEPASAKDFPAIAQLLQRSNLPVDGLQEISDSILVARQNGGLVGVIGLERYGDAGLVRSFAVAENWRGRGVGKELGQALLQHAAKSGIQKVYLLTNTIRDLAAKNGFREIPREEVPAGVRESVEFRLNCCDSAVAMERSLV comes from the coding sequence ATGAACGAGCAACTCACCACAGGCAAAACTTTACGCCTAGCCAGCGGCGGCTGTTGCGGCGGACCAAGTGTTTCCGCCGAACCCGCGGCAACCGAAGAGAAAAAAATCAAATCACAGGTGCAAGCTTACTACAGCGAGCGCGTGCAAACTCCATCTTCGGGAGGATGCTGCACCAAAAGCTCGGCTCGCGCCGTCAATATTTCCGAGTTGGCAGGTTATCAACGAGAGACGCTGGCGAGCATTCCAGCCGCAGCCGCGGAAAAAAGTTTTGGCTGCGGCGATCCGCTGGCGTTTACCGAAGTGCAGCCCGGCCAAACCGTGCTCGACATCGGCTCCGGCGCGGGCATTGATTGTTTCATCGCTTCGCAGAAAGTCGGACCAACCGGCAAGGTGATCGGCCTCGACATGACGCCGGCGATGCTCGAAACCGCGCGGCGCAATGCCCGTGAAGGCGGCTACACGAATGTCGAATTTCGGCAGGGCGAAGCCGAGAGCATGCCGGTCGAAAGCAGCAGCGTCGATTGGGTGATCTCGAATTGCGTCATCAATCTTTCCCCGGCCAAGGAAAAAGTTTTTGCGGAAATCAACCGCGTGCTCAAGCCCGGCGGCCGCATTTCCATCAGCGACATCGTCGCCGATGCGCTTCCCGATTTTGTGCGCCAGGATAAACTGGCTTATTGCGGCTGCATCGGCGGCGCGATTCCGGAAGCCGACTATCTTTCGCTGCTTACGCAAGCCGGCCTCGTCGACGTGCACGTCGAGGCGCGATTGGATTACACGCCGGAGCAGATTCGTGGAATGATTCTGGCGGATACGCAGTTGCAGCATAGGTACGGCGCCATTGTCGAAGCGAATCCGCAGATTCTCGAACAGATCAAAATTGCCAGCATTAAAGTTGCCGGCCGCAAGCCCGCAGTCGACGAAAAGCTGAAGACGCGCGTCGAACCGGCAAGCGCCAAAGATTTTCCGGCCATCGCGCAATTGCTGCAGCGAAGCAATTTGCCCGTCGACGGCCTTCAAGAAATTTCGGATTCAATTTTAGTGGCGCGGCAAAACGGCGGTCTTGTCGGCGTGATCGGCCTTGAACGTTACGGCGACGCGGGTTTGGTGCGATCCTTTGCTGTTGCCGAAAATTGGCGCGGCCGCGGTGTCGGAAAAGAGCTGGGACAGGCGCTTTTGCAACACGCGGCCAAAAGCGGCATTCAAAAAGTTTATTTGCTCACCAACACCATTCGCGATCTCGCTGCCAAAAACGGCTTTCGTGAAATTCCGCGCGAAGAAGTTCCGGCCGGCGTGCGTGAATCTGTGGAGTTTCGCCTGAATTGCTGCGACAGCGCCGTGGCGATGGAGCGCAGTTTGGTTTGA
- a CDS encoding zinc-ribbon domain-containing protein, translating into MKCHECGRHITPRSKFCPYCGKPVSPRRSQKTNARTVKPNWPLYVTLVIAGAAIGVLAFRLLQKPDSTAASQFDPTLRGEQLAQLYPAVYEVASQFICPCGSCTDGLEVCDCEMARGASEVRLFIYQLLQVHHPPHVIEMVEKKYGYRKNGAPAPTSLEKVPPPSWQTSPTQ; encoded by the coding sequence ATGAAATGTCATGAATGCGGCCGGCACATCACGCCGCGCTCGAAGTTTTGCCCTTATTGCGGCAAGCCGGTTTCGCCGCGCCGAAGCCAGAAAACCAATGCCCGAACGGTGAAGCCGAACTGGCCGCTTTATGTGACGCTGGTTATTGCGGGCGCTGCCATCGGGGTGCTGGCCTTTCGCTTGCTTCAAAAACCGGATTCCACGGCGGCCTCGCAATTCGACCCGACGCTGCGCGGTGAACAATTGGCTCAACTTTATCCGGCGGTGTACGAAGTGGCGTCGCAGTTCATTTGCCCCTGCGGCTCGTGCACGGATGGTCTTGAAGTCTGCGACTGTGAGATGGCGCGTGGCGCCTCGGAAGTGCGTTTGTTCATTTATCAACTCCTGCAGGTTCATCACCCGCCGCACGTCATCGAGATGGTGGAAAAAAAATACGGTTACCGCAAAAATGGCGCACCAGCGCCAACCAGCCTCGAGAAAGTGCCGCCGCCATCTTGGCAAACATCACCAACCCAGTAA
- the lgt gene encoding prolipoprotein diacylglyceryl transferase, which yields MYPEILKIGPFTLHSFGLMAMLGFLIPTLIMRREFKRKDMDPELANNIAVAAIIGGFIGARLYYIIEHWQDFLLHPKDYIISGAGLVWYGGFFGGALAVMWLLRRYKVPFWKTVDVVGPQLLLGQAFGRMGCLLAADGDYGPPSDLPWAMAFPKGVVPTEVPVHPTPLYEMIFLLTFFAILWNIRRRPFPDGTFFGLYFIAAGIGRFVTEFWRTTPKIAFDWMSLAQLISIAMIITGLLIIKSRRRSQDEKLSTSQRLKHMAKN from the coding sequence ATGTATCCAGAGATTTTAAAAATCGGACCCTTCACCCTGCACAGTTTCGGATTGATGGCGATGTTGGGTTTTTTAATTCCGACGCTGATCATGCGCCGCGAATTCAAGCGCAAAGATATGGATCCGGAACTGGCCAACAACATCGCTGTCGCGGCCATCATCGGCGGTTTCATCGGCGCGCGGCTCTATTATATTATCGAACATTGGCAGGATTTTTTGCTGCATCCGAAAGATTATATCATCAGCGGTGCGGGTTTGGTTTGGTACGGCGGATTTTTCGGCGGCGCGTTAGCTGTCATGTGGTTGCTCCGGCGTTACAAAGTTCCATTTTGGAAAACCGTGGATGTCGTCGGCCCGCAGCTTTTACTCGGCCAGGCCTTCGGCCGCATGGGCTGCCTGCTCGCGGCCGATGGCGATTACGGCCCGCCTTCGGATTTGCCATGGGCCATGGCTTTTCCCAAAGGGGTTGTGCCGACTGAGGTGCCGGTGCACCCGACGCCACTCTACGAAATGATTTTCCTGCTCACATTTTTCGCAATCCTTTGGAACATTCGCCGCCGGCCGTTTCCCGACGGCACGTTTTTCGGCCTGTATTTCATTGCCGCCGGCATCGGGCGTTTTGTCACAGAATTTTGGCGCACGACACCAAAGATCGCGTTTGATTGGATGAGCCTGGCGCAACTGATCAGCATCGCCATGATCATCACCGGCTTGCTCATTATTAAGTCGCGCCGGCGGAGCCAAGATGAAAAGCTTTCCACTTCACAGCGCCTCAAACACATGGCAAAGAATTAA
- a CDS encoding heavy metal translocating P-type ATPase, with product MQASAEKLTLEVKGMHCAGCVATVEKKLKAQPGVVEAAVNLTTERALVHFSPEHISPDKLVEAVNAAGYQAAVLSEQAPRRDEEFNQSRRRMKIAWWLTAPVMMLMIPEMIWGHGHTAWPNQFANTILTLVLGAAVVFWPGAATLRSAWNSVTHGGANMDVLIAVGTLASLATGVLSFFMVIANFAGIAAMIMAIHLTGRFIEARARGRASAAIKKLFQLGAKNARVIRNGNEIDIPIEQLTTGDFFVVRPGEKIATDGKVIDGQSAVDESMVSGESMPVEKHAGDKVIGATINLNGRLVVEATAVGRQTFLAQMIDLVEELQTTKVPIQAFADKVTAYFVPAILVLAALTFVGWYFFDETLRYAPLALQNILPWANVSPSAITLAVSAMVAVLVIACPCALGLATPTALMVGSGIGAQLGVLFRRGEAIQTLKEVRAIIFDKTGTLTLGKPQVTEVYTAPGVTERDLLTAAASVEAASEHPLATAIVNYARMREVPFQRVNEFNAIAGKGVTAKISGDAVVIGSPSLLSGSDSGLDGVAENIERFERNGKTVVVVARNQRVLGALAVADTMKPEAPAVIAELNKTGIETIMLTGDNQLTADAVARQLGIRHVIAGVVPDGKVAEVRRLQKQFGSVAMVGDGINDAPALAAANVGVAIGTGTDIAIEAADVTLVRSDLSSVVTAMRLSKAAFRKIKQNLFWAFFYNVLAIPLAVLGLLHPVIAEIAMASSSITVVSNANLLRRAKVKFEK from the coding sequence ATGCAAGCTTCCGCTGAAAAACTCACACTCGAAGTCAAAGGCATGCACTGCGCCGGTTGCGTCGCAACAGTTGAAAAAAAATTAAAGGCGCAGCCCGGTGTCGTCGAGGCGGCGGTCAATTTGACGACCGAGCGCGCCCTCGTGCATTTTTCTCCGGAACATATTTCTCCCGACAAACTTGTTGAAGCGGTCAACGCCGCCGGCTATCAAGCCGCCGTGCTTTCCGAGCAAGCGCCGCGGCGTGACGAAGAATTCAACCAATCACGTCGCCGCATGAAGATCGCCTGGTGGTTGACGGCGCCGGTGATGATGCTCATGATACCTGAAATGATCTGGGGACACGGACACACGGCATGGCCGAATCAATTTGCCAATACAATTTTGACTTTGGTTCTTGGCGCTGCCGTGGTTTTCTGGCCCGGCGCAGCGACACTGCGGTCGGCCTGGAATTCCGTGACGCACGGCGGCGCCAACATGGATGTCTTGATTGCCGTCGGCACGCTGGCGTCGTTGGCAACCGGGGTTTTGTCTTTTTTTATGGTCATCGCCAATTTTGCCGGCATCGCCGCGATGATCATGGCCATTCACCTCACCGGTCGCTTCATCGAAGCCCGCGCGCGCGGCCGCGCTTCGGCAGCGATCAAAAAATTATTCCAACTCGGCGCAAAAAATGCGCGCGTCATTCGAAACGGCAACGAGATTGACATTCCCATCGAGCAGCTTACAACCGGCGACTTCTTCGTCGTTCGCCCCGGCGAAAAAATTGCCACCGACGGCAAGGTGATCGACGGGCAAAGCGCCGTTGACGAATCAATGGTCAGTGGCGAATCCATGCCGGTCGAAAAACATGCCGGCGACAAGGTGATTGGCGCGACCATCAATCTGAACGGCCGCCTGGTTGTCGAGGCCACCGCCGTCGGCCGCCAAACCTTTCTCGCGCAGATGATCGACCTGGTGGAGGAATTGCAAACCACCAAAGTGCCGATTCAAGCCTTTGCCGACAAAGTTACAGCGTATTTTGTGCCAGCCATTCTCGTGCTCGCCGCCCTCACCTTTGTCGGATGGTATTTTTTTGACGAGACACTGCGATATGCCCCTCTGGCGCTACAGAACATTTTGCCATGGGCCAACGTCTCACCTTCGGCCATCACGTTGGCGGTTTCCGCGATGGTTGCCGTGCTCGTCATCGCCTGCCCGTGCGCACTCGGCCTGGCGACGCCGACCGCCTTGATGGTCGGCAGCGGCATTGGCGCCCAACTCGGCGTGTTGTTTCGCCGCGGCGAAGCGATTCAAACTTTGAAAGAAGTTCGCGCCATCATCTTCGACAAAACCGGCACGCTGACGCTTGGCAAGCCGCAGGTTACCGAGGTTTACACCGCGCCCGGCGTCACCGAAAGAGATTTATTGACAGCCGCCGCCAGCGTCGAAGCTGCCTCCGAGCATCCGCTGGCAACGGCGATTGTGAATTACGCGCGCATGCGCGAAGTGCCGTTTCAGCGTGTCAATGAATTCAATGCGATTGCCGGAAAAGGCGTGACCGCAAAAATATCCGGAGATGCGGTTGTCATCGGTTCTCCAAGCTTGTTGAGCGGCAGCGATTCCGGACTTGATGGCGTCGCGGAAAATATCGAGAGGTTTGAGCGAAACGGCAAAACCGTCGTCGTCGTTGCGCGCAATCAGCGCGTACTCGGCGCGTTGGCCGTTGCCGATACCATGAAACCCGAAGCGCCGGCGGTGATTGCTGAGCTGAACAAAACAGGAATCGAAACGATCATGCTCACCGGCGACAATCAGCTTACCGCCGACGCCGTCGCGCGACAACTCGGCATTCGCCACGTTATCGCCGGTGTAGTGCCGGACGGCAAAGTGGCGGAAGTCCGCCGTTTGCAAAAACAATTTGGCAGCGTTGCCATGGTTGGCGACGGCATTAACGACGCGCCGGCGCTGGCCGCGGCAAATGTCGGCGTCGCCATCGGCACCGGCACCGACATTGCTATTGAAGCGGCAGACGTCACGTTGGTGCGCAGCGATCTAAGCAGCGTGGTGACGGCGATGCGGTTGTCGAAAGCGGCTTTTCGCAAAATCAAGCAAAATTTGTTTTGGGCGTTTTTTTACAACGTTTTGGCAATACCGCTGGCCGTTCTCGGCCTCCTGCATCCGGTGATTGCTGAAATCGCCATGGCTTCCAGCTCGATCACCGTGGTCAGCAACGCCAATTTGTTGCGGCGGGCAAAAGTTAAATTTGAAAAATAA
- a CDS encoding cytochrome c-type biogenesis protein CcmH, which produces MKKTISLIFFLLAANLMFAQSELAPELRTLQTEIQNGLACYCGCGMTIQGCLGGMTCSESRTVSKQVATLLQNGKGKAEVLQAMVAQYGEKILAAPTKEGFNLTAWILPFVALAVGGLIVARIISHWKQQTPQKMPAAAPVANPEEKTALDPYQERLERELREYDAK; this is translated from the coding sequence ATGAAAAAAACAATCAGCTTGATTTTTTTCTTGTTGGCGGCCAATCTGATGTTTGCGCAAAGCGAGCTGGCGCCGGAACTGCGCACGCTGCAAACCGAAATTCAAAACGGCTTGGCGTGTTATTGCGGCTGCGGCATGACCATTCAAGGCTGTCTCGGCGGCATGACGTGCAGCGAATCAAGAACGGTCAGCAAGCAGGTGGCGACGCTTCTGCAAAACGGCAAAGGCAAGGCGGAGGTTCTGCAAGCGATGGTGGCGCAGTACGGCGAAAAAATCCTGGCGGCGCCGACCAAAGAGGGCTTCAATTTGACCGCGTGGATTTTGCCTTTTGTCGCGCTCGCCGTTGGCGGTTTGATCGTTGCCAGGATTATTTCTCATTGGAAGCAACAAACGCCGCAAAAAATGCCGGCAGCGGCGCCGGTTGCAAACCCGGAGGAAAAAACGGCTCTCGATCCGTATCAAGAACGTCTTGAACGCGAGCTGCGAGAATATGACGCGAAGTGA
- a CDS encoding putative DNA binding domain-containing protein, whose translation MTRSELLEIIANGENSGVEFKRDDIRPEQLAKEIVAFANFKGGRVLIGVEKDGAISGMARSQLEEWVMNAVFGRVTPQIIPYYEEVEVETGKRVAVISVERGVNKPYAVRDGDRLDFFIRVESESRRADRDTLRRLFQVSENIHFETTPVSGATWEHFDQTRVRGYFQLIRRFEELPDNQDHTNWERLLINNDYMLATEHGKIVATVAGCVLFQNQPSRFLPAAGVNAAAFRGLEKEYDSLARERFDMPMVALPRKRHPAANGLVEEVLAFVQRYSSGEALHGARRIRQWIYPKEVIREALLNGLIHRDWTIPTDVELTIYADRLEIVSPGALPNTVTVEKMRAGVRVPRNPIIMRTMQDCGYVEAMGMGVRNMIRGMLAHNGTEPDFIETEDRFTVRLWRVKKPKE comes from the coding sequence ATGACGCGAAGTGAATTGCTCGAAATCATTGCGAATGGCGAGAATTCGGGGGTCGAATTCAAACGTGACGATATTCGTCCGGAACAGCTCGCCAAAGAAATCGTTGCCTTCGCCAATTTCAAAGGTGGCCGCGTTTTAATCGGCGTCGAAAAAGATGGCGCTATTTCCGGCATGGCTCGTTCGCAGTTGGAAGAATGGGTGATGAACGCTGTCTTCGGGCGCGTCACGCCACAAATTATTCCCTATTACGAAGAAGTCGAAGTCGAGACCGGCAAACGCGTGGCCGTTATCAGTGTCGAGCGCGGCGTGAATAAGCCCTATGCGGTGCGCGATGGCGACCGTCTGGATTTTTTTATTCGCGTGGAATCAGAATCCCGCCGCGCCGACCGCGATACGTTGCGCCGCCTGTTTCAAGTTTCTGAGAACATACACTTCGAGACCACTCCGGTCAGCGGCGCCACGTGGGAGCATTTTGATCAGACGCGGGTACGCGGTTACTTCCAGCTCATCCGGCGTTTTGAAGAACTGCCGGACAATCAGGATCACACGAATTGGGAACGTCTTCTCATCAACAACGACTACATGCTGGCAACCGAGCACGGCAAAATCGTGGCGACCGTGGCCGGTTGCGTGCTTTTTCAGAATCAACCCTCGCGCTTTTTGCCGGCCGCGGGTGTCAATGCGGCGGCATTTCGCGGTTTGGAAAAAGAATACGATTCGCTGGCGCGCGAGCGCTTCGATATGCCCATGGTGGCTTTGCCTCGTAAACGTCACCCCGCGGCCAATGGCCTGGTTGAAGAAGTTCTTGCTTTCGTTCAACGTTACTCCAGCGGCGAAGCACTGCACGGCGCGCGCCGCATCCGGCAATGGATTTATCCGAAAGAAGTGATTCGGGAGGCGCTTCTCAATGGCTTGATCCACCGTGACTGGACGATTCCGACCGACGTTGAGCTGACCATCTATGCGGATCGTCTGGAAATTGTCAGTCCGGGCGCTCTGCCGAACACCGTTACGGTCGAGAAAATGCGCGCCGGTGTGCGTGTCCCGCGCAATCCGATTATCATGCGAACCATGCAAGATTGCGGCTATGTCGAAGCCATGGGCATGGGCGTTCGCAACATGATTCGCGGCATGTTGGCACACAATGGCACCGAGCCGGATTTTATTGAAACTGAAGATCGCTTTACCGTCAGACTCTGGCGTGTAAAAAAACCCAAGGAATGA
- the ccmA gene encoding heme ABC exporter ATP-binding protein CcmA, with protein MSASPTPAIEVKNLVKAFGTFYALRGISLQIAPGESVAIFGPNGAGKTTFLRILSAISRPSSGEIVINGQPLRDGTLSIHRQLGVIGHQSFLYDDLTAEENLLFYARLYDVARPAPRIQEVLAEVGLRERAKDRVRAFSRGMQQRLAIARAMLHNPRLLFLDEPYTGLDQHAASMLTSWLSRLRSERRTILLVTHDLDQGLALADRLVIFLRGKIAWEKAARELDQHTLRQLYFDLVAGAEKRFGAAA; from the coding sequence GTGAGCGCCTCGCCAACACCGGCTATCGAAGTCAAAAATCTTGTCAAAGCCTTCGGCACGTTTTACGCGCTGCGCGGCATTTCGCTGCAAATTGCACCCGGCGAAAGCGTGGCGATCTTCGGCCCGAACGGCGCCGGCAAAACCACCTTCCTGCGTATTCTCTCCGCCATTTCCCGTCCGAGCAGCGGCGAGATCGTTATCAACGGCCAGCCTCTGCGTGATGGCACGTTGTCGATTCATCGCCAGCTTGGCGTCATCGGCCATCAATCGTTTCTTTATGATGATCTCACCGCCGAAGAGAATCTGTTGTTTTATGCGCGTCTCTATGATGTTGCTCGCCCCGCGCCTCGCATTCAAGAAGTTCTTGCCGAAGTCGGCTTGCGCGAGCGCGCCAAAGATCGCGTGCGCGCTTTTTCTCGCGGCATGCAGCAGCGTTTGGCGATTGCACGCGCCATGCTGCACAACCCCCGCCTGCTTTTTCTCGACGAACCCTACACCGGTTTGGATCAACATGCGGCTTCGATGCTCACCTCGTGGCTGAGCCGTTTGCGCTCGGAACGCCGCACCATACTTCTCGTGACGCACGATCTGGATCAAGGCCTGGCGCTGGCCGATCGCCTCGTGATTTTTTTGCGCGGCAAAATCGCCTGGGAAAAAGCGGCGCGCGAGCTTGACCAACACACGCTGCGGCAGCTTTATTTTGATTTGGTCGCCGGCGCCGAAAAACGATTCGGAGCGGCGGCATGA
- a CDS encoding heme exporter protein CcmB: MSELHKLLALIRKDLLAEFRTKEMISSMLMFALIVVVIFNFTFDPGSRATAEAGPGILWVAFTFAGVLGLHRAMVHEVERGCLHGLMLAPVERGIIFLGKAIGNAIFIFLIELPTFLLFSVFFNIDFWRGLDKLAVIFFLGTIGFAAVGTLLSAISVNTRTREIMLPILLFPIEVPVILSAVNATAGALAGKNWSAISGWLKLLAGFDLIFLLVCFVTFEYVLEE; this comes from the coding sequence ATGAGCGAGCTTCACAAACTTCTCGCGCTGATCAGGAAAGATTTGCTCGCCGAGTTTCGCACGAAGGAAATGATCTCGTCGATGCTGATGTTCGCGCTCATCGTCGTTGTCATCTTTAATTTCACCTTCGATCCGGGCAGCCGCGCCACGGCCGAAGCCGGCCCCGGCATTTTGTGGGTGGCTTTTACTTTTGCGGGGGTGTTGGGCCTGCATCGCGCCATGGTCCACGAAGTTGAGCGCGGCTGTCTGCACGGCCTCATGCTCGCGCCGGTGGAGCGCGGCATCATCTTTCTCGGCAAAGCCATCGGCAACGCCATTTTTATTTTCTTGATCGAGCTGCCGACGTTTTTGCTTTTTTCGGTTTTTTTCAATATTGATTTCTGGCGAGGCCTCGACAAGCTCGCGGTGATCTTTTTTCTCGGCACCATCGGCTTTGCGGCAGTGGGAACACTGTTGAGCGCCATCTCGGTCAACACCCGCACGCGAGAAATCATGCTGCCGATTCTGCTTTTCCCCATCGAAGTGCCGGTCATCCTTTCCGCCGTCAACGCCACCGCCGGCGCCCTGGCCGGAAAAAATTGGAGCGCGATCAGCGGCTGGCTGAAATTGCTGGCGGGGTTCGATCTGATTTTTTTGCTGGTGTGTTTTGTGACGTTTGAGTATGTGCTGGAGGAGTGA
- the ccsA gene encoding cytochrome c biogenesis protein CcsA translates to MPPDQNLERWTKIFVYATSLMMLVNLYNIFIFVPNEASMGIIQRIFYFHVPSAFIAFLAFGVTFVYSILFLAKRKMWHDRVAYCSAEIGVIFTTVVLVTGPIWARPVWNTWWTWDARLTSTLVLWFIYVGYMMLRAYTGEEQRGARFAAVFAIVGFVDVPIVYLANRLWRTLHPQPVMMGGADSGLHPTMLKVFLFSLATFLGLYLFLLFHRLRLERTRLELDEIKRELAYSQQ, encoded by the coding sequence ATGCCCCCCGACCAAAACCTCGAACGCTGGACCAAAATTTTTGTCTACGCCACTTCTTTGATGATGCTCGTCAATCTCTACAACATTTTCATTTTCGTCCCGAACGAAGCCAGCATGGGCATTATCCAGCGCATTTTTTATTTTCACGTGCCTTCGGCTTTTATTGCTTTTTTGGCTTTCGGGGTGACATTCGTTTACAGCATTCTTTTTCTCGCCAAACGGAAGATGTGGCACGATCGTGTCGCGTATTGCTCGGCGGAAATCGGCGTGATCTTTACCACCGTCGTCCTCGTTACCGGCCCGATCTGGGCGCGCCCGGTTTGGAATACCTGGTGGACGTGGGATGCGCGGCTGACCTCGACATTGGTGCTGTGGTTTATTTATGTCGGCTACATGATGCTGCGCGCCTACACCGGCGAAGAGCAGCGCGGTGCTCGCTTTGCCGCGGTCTTTGCCATCGTCGGTTTTGTCGACGTGCCGATCGTTTATCTTGCGAATCGCCTGTGGCGCACGCTGCACCCGCAGCCGGTGATGATGGGCGGCGCCGATTCCGGCTTGCATCCGACCATGCTCAAGGTGTTTCTCTTCAGTCTCGCGACCTTTCTCGGTCTCTATCTGTTCCTGCTGTTCCACCGTCTGCGCCTCGAGCGCACGCGTCTCGAGTTGGACGAAATCAAAAGAGAGTTGGCTTACTCGCAACAATAG
- a CDS encoding CcmD family protein: MMKFLAAILLWLTSFFLQTGAVSSPTKNLSFLFAAYAAVWLLIVAYLFSLSRRQKKLAQEIEALKQVQREAQKYK; encoded by the coding sequence ATGATGAAATTTCTTGCGGCAATCTTATTGTGGCTCACATCTTTTTTTCTGCAAACCGGAGCGGTTTCATCCCCCACCAAAAACCTGAGTTTTCTTTTTGCCGCTTATGCGGCGGTATGGTTGTTGATCGTCGCCTACTTGTTCAGCTTGTCCCGCCGGCAAAAAAAACTGGCGCAGGAAATCGAGGCGCTGAAACAAGTGCAACGTGAAGCCCAAAAATATAAATAG